GTCGAAGGTCTGGCTGACGATGATGCCGCGGAGGAAGTCCTCGAGCTCGCCGACCATTTTCATGTTGCCGGTGCCCACGTACTTGTTGACGAAGAGGCCGGAGTCGGTGATGCGCAAGGAGTAGATGCCGTGGGCGCGGAGGCGGACGATGCCGAACTCGGCGTCGCGGAAGGCCACCGGCTGCGGCGTGCCCCACTTTAGGTCGGTGAAGACCTTCTTGTTGATGAAGTAGACCTCGACCTTGAAGGGCGTCTGGCCGCCGAAGGGGAGCTTCAACAGCCCCCGCAGGAGCGGGATGTTGGCCGAGGTGACGGTGTGGCGTCCAGGGGCGAAGCGGTCCAGGGCCTGGCCGTCGCGGAAGAAGATGGCCTCCTGGCTCTCGCGGACGACTACCTGGCCGCCGTAGGCGATGTCGCCGGAGCCGTCGCGCGGGACGCGCTCGACGAGGACGTCGCCCGTGTTGTCGAGGGATTGCAGGATTTCGATGGCCATGGTCACTCCTTGAATGCGCGGGGGAAGAGAGGCCCCTAGCATATCACGGTGCGCCGGCGCCTGACAACGGGTTTCAGCGGAGGGTGGGGATGGAGAGGGTGTGGATGGAGACGCCGATGAGGACGGCGCCGAGGAGGATACGTAACCAGAGCGCCTCGACGAAGAAGACGGCGGTGACCGTGATGACGACGGCCAAAAGGGCCAGAGTGCCGATTTTCAGGCGGAGGGGGATGCCGCGCTTGGAGCGCCAGACGCGGATGTAAGCCCCGAGGCGGGTGGCCAGAAGCCGGTCGTGGAGCCTCTTGGAGCCGTTGGCGTAGCAGATGGCGGTCAGCAAAAGGAACGGCGTGGTGGGGAGGACGGGGAGGAAGATGCCCAGAACGCCCAGACCCAGACAGAGCGAGCCGGCGACGACGAGGAGCCCCCGCACCAACGGGCTCAGAAGCCGCCGTTCCTCACCCGACCGTTCGGGTGCGCCCATGGGTCAGGTCCCCTCGCCCTGGTAGCCGCCGCGGTAGCCCGCCGTCTCCCCCTTCAGACGGAAGAACACCAGTTGGAGCACCCGCGCCCGCAGGGTCAATTCCAGGCCGGCGGGGTTGAAGACGACGAGCAGCCCCTGCCCGCGCCCCGAGTAACCCGCGTCCCAAACCGCGCTGCCCAGGTGCGCCCCGCAGCGCAACAGGCTCGAGCGCGGCTTCCCCAGCGCCAGGACGTCCCGCGGTAGATTGACCTTCTCGGAGTAGCGGATGACGTAGGCCCCGGGAGGCAGGATGAGCCGACCCTCCCGCCAGGGAATGGCCTCCGTCTCCGGCAACAGGCGGTCGGAGTTATCGAAATCCAGGCGACCGGGGGTGTCGTCCGAGAACCAGGACACCTCGGCCGCGGTCAGGTCCACGCCGTTGGGGGTCATCTGGGTCCGGGGGTCGAGCATCCCCTCCACCAGGGGCGGGCTGCCCGAGATGAGACGGGCGAG
This genomic stretch from bacterium harbors:
- a CDS encoding YbaN family protein, whose product is MGAPERSGEERRLLSPLVRGLLVVAGSLCLGLGVLGIFLPVLPTTPFLLLTAICYANGSKRLHDRLLATRLGAYIRVWRSKRGIPLRLKIGTLALLAVVITVTAVFFVEALWLRILLGAVLIGVSIHTLSIPTLR
- a CDS encoding deoxyuridine 5'-triphosphate nucleotidohydrolase, producing the protein MADSAQLPGPITGDELARLISGSPPLVEGMLDPRTQMTPNGVDLTAAEVSWFSDDTPGRLDFDNSDRLLPETEAIPWREGRLILPPGAYVIRYSEKVNLPRDVLALGKPRSSLLRCGAHLGSAVWDAGYSGRGQGLLVVFNPAGLELTLRARVLQLVFFRLKGETAGYRGGYQGEGT